Proteins found in one Lycium ferocissimum isolate CSIRO_LF1 chromosome 6, AGI_CSIRO_Lferr_CH_V1, whole genome shotgun sequence genomic segment:
- the LOC132060087 gene encoding chromatin-remodeling ATPase INO80 isoform X2: MDPKRRYSYSNLFNLESLINFQLPQLDDDFDYHGNSSQDESRGSPGGATGNRSNGIMSGRELKKKRRTSYSSDEDGDRVRADSTRISEEKYRTMLGEHVQKYKRRLGNSSASPAATRNGVPMMRSGGGSRDQKSTNDRKGGAPRLGSGSEFFNNSTQSLGNHIQSDLPGPYGGDRFTYEPAFLDLGEDITYKIPPPYEKLATSLNLPTMSDIQVNEICLKGTLDLETLAAMMASDKKLGPKRQAGMGDPKPQFESLQARLRAQLANSAGQKFSLQVTEAALEASSMPEGAAGSIRRSILSDGGVLQVYYVKVLEKGDTYEIIERSLPKKPKLKKDPSVIEKEEMEKIGKYWINLVRKEIPKHHKIFINSHRRQLTDAKRFAETCQREVKMKVSRSLKVMRGAAIRTRKLARDMLVYWKRVDKEMAEVKKREEKEAAEALKREQELREAKRQQQRLNFLLSQTELYSHFMQNKSTLPSEAVTSGDEMTNDQEMLSSTEARPGEEEDPEDAELRKEALKAAQDAVSKQKMMTSAFDNECLKLRQAAEIEPSEQDAAAANIDLLHPSTMPVASTVQTPELFKGTLKDYQLKGLQWLVNCYEQGLNGILADEMGLGKTIQAMAFLAHLAEEKNIWGPFLVVAPASVLNNWADEIGRFCPDLKTLPYWGGLQERVVLRKNINPKRLYRRDAGFHILITSYQLLVSDEKYFRRVKWQYMVLDEAQAIKSASSIRWKTLLSFNCRNRLLLTGTPIQNNMAELWALLHFIMPTLFDSHEQFNEWFSKGIENHAEHGGSLNEHQLSRLHAILKPFMLRRVKKDVVTELTGKTEITVHCKLSSRQQAFYQAIKNKISLAELFDSRRGHLNEKKLLNLMNIVIQLRKVCNHPELFERNEGSSYFYFGDVPNSLLPAPFGELEDVFHSGGRSPITYRIPKLVYREANSSSMLHSTMGKGLSKELFEKYFNIYSPENIHRSILHEVHESDVGYMRSGTFGFTRLIDMSPMEVSFSATGSFLEKLLFSIVRSNRQFLDEFLDLMESEDDDPYCSQLGRDKVRAVTRMLLLPSKSETDLLRTRLAMVSGDAPFEALVREHQDRLLSNVNLLHSIYSFIPTTRAPPINAHCSDRNFAYKMLEELHQPWIKRLLVGFARTSEYNGPRKPGVTHHLIQEIDSEFPVTQPALQLTYKIFGSCPPMQPFDPAKMLTDSGKLQTLDILLKRLRAGNHRVLIFAQMTKMLDILEDYMHYRKHRYLRLDGSSTIMDRRDMVKDFQHRSDIFVFMLSTRAGGLGINLTAADTVIFYESDWNPTLDLQAMDRAHRLGQTKDVTVYRLICKETVEEKILQRASQKNTVQQLVMTGGHVQGDLLAPEDVVSLLIDDAQLEQKLKEIPLQAKERQKRKGGTKGIRIGADGDASLEDLTNSESVGNDALDPEKPKSSNKKRKSSTDKQTPKSRPPKNPKNIESLSPNSMMEDDINSSPMNIDMQQQRPKRLKRPTKSVNESLEPAFTGTPPTNREGNHNYPSSDIGSGGGRAGAGEVALRHNNPFAG, from the exons GTGGAGCGACGGGGAATCGGAGTAATGGTATAATGTCTGGCAgggagttgaagaaaaagagGCGGACTTCGTATAGCAGTGACGAGGACGGGGACAGGGTCAGAGCTGATAGTACCCGTATTTCAGAGGAAAAGTATAGAACAATGCTGGGAGAACATGTTCAAAAGTATAAGAGGAGGCTTGGTAATTCGTCAGCAAGCCCTGCAGCTACTCGTAATGGGGTGCCTATGATGAGAAGTGGTGGAGGATCAAGAGACCAGAAGTCAACAAATGATCGTAAAGGAGGCGCGCCCAGGCTTGGCTCTGGATCAGAATTTTTTAACAATAGCACTCAGAGTTTAGGAAACCATATTCAGTCAGATCTTCCAGGACCATATGGTGGTGATAG ATTTACTTATGAACCTGCTTTCTTGGATCTTGGGGAGGACATCACATACAAGATCCCTCCACCCTATGAAAAGCTGGCAACATCATTGAACTTGCCAACCATGTCAGATATTCAAGTTAATGAAATTTGCCTCAAGGGTACACTTGATTTGGAGACTTTGGCTGCAATGATGGCTTCTGATAAGAAACTTGGCCCCAAACGTCAAGCAGGAATGGGTGATCCCAAGCCACAATTTGAATCTCTTCAGGCACGATTGCGAGCTCAGCTGGCTAATAGTGCGGGTCAGAAATTCAGTCTGCAAGTCACCGAAGCTGCATTAGAAGCTTCTTCCATGCCTGAGGGGGCTGCAGGAAGTATACGACGTTCTATATTGTCAGATGGCGGTGTCTTACAGGTTTATTATGTGAAAGTGTTAGAGAAAGGAGACACCTATGAG ATTATTGAACGTAGTCTACCCAAAAAGCCAAAATTGAAGAAAGATCCTTCTGTGATTGAGAAGGAAGAAATGGAGAAGATTGGAAAATATTGGATAAACCTTGTCAGGAAAGAAATTCCAAAACATCATAAGATATTCATCAATTCTCACAGGAGGCAATTGACTGATGCCAAGAGGTTTGCTGAAACTTGTCAGAGAGAG GTTAAAATGAAAGTTAGCAGATCACTTAAGGTGATGAGAGGTGCTGCAATTCGTACAAGGAAACTTGCTAGGGACATGCTTGTGTATTGGAAGAGAGTTGACAAGGAGATG GCAGAAGTAAAGAAAAGGGAGGAAAAAGAAGCAGCAGAAGCCTTGAAGCGTGAACAGGAGCTTCGTGAAGCAAAGAGACAACAACAGAGGCTCAACTTTCTGCTATCACAAACCGAACTTTACAGCCATTTCATGCAAAATAAATCAACGTTACCCTCTGAGGCTGTGACTTCAGGTGATGAAATGACAAATGACCAAGAAATGTTAAGTTCTACTGAGGCTAGACCTGGAGAGGAAGAGGATCCTGAGGACGCTGAACTGAGAAAAGAAGCTCTGAAAGCTGCACAAGATGCAGTTTCAAAGCAGAAAATGATGACAAGTGCATTTGATAATGAATGTCTGAAGCTGCGCCAAGCTGCTGAAATTGAACCCTCCGAGCAAGATGCTGCAGCTGCGAACATAGACTTATTGCATCC GTCAACTATGCCTGTGGCTTCAACAGTGCAGACACCAGAATTATTCAAGGGTACTCTTAAAGACTATCAGTTGAAAGGCCTCCAGTGGCTTGTAAATTGTTACGAGCAG GGTTTGAATGGCATTCTTGCTGATGAGATGGGTCTTGGGAAAACAATCCAGGCCATGGCTTTCTTGGCTCATTTGGCAGAA GAGAAGAATATATGGGGTCCCTTTTTAGTTGTTGCTCCCGCGTCAGTCTTGAATAACTGGGCTGATGAAATTGGTCGTTTTTGCCCTGATCTAAAAACTCTTCCATATTGGGGAGGGTTACAAGAAAGAGTGGTGCTTCGAAAGAATATCAACCCAAAACGTCTCTATCGTCG GGATGCTGGATTCCATATTCTCATTACCAGTTATCAACTGCTAGTCTCTGACGAGAAATACTTTAGACGTGTTAAATGGCAATACATGGTGCTGGATGAAGCCCAGGCAATTAAAAGTGCAAGCAG TATAAGATGGAAGACATTGTTGAGTTTCAATTGTCGAAACCGTTTGCTTCTGACTGGCACTCCAATTCAAAATAACATGGCTGAACTGTGGGCGCTCCTCCACTTTATTATGCCTACCTTATTTGATAGTCATGAACAATTTAACGAATGGTTTTCAAAAGG GATCGAAAACCACGCAGAGCATGGTGGGTCATTGAACGAGCACCAGCTCAGCCGACTG CATGCCATTTTGAAACCTTTCATGCTGCGGCGGGTTAAAAAAGATGTGGTTACTGAGCTGACTGGGAAAACTGAAATCACAGTTCACTGTAAGCTGAGTTCTCGTCAGCAGGCATTTTATCAAGCGATAAAAAACAAGATATCCCTTGCTGAGTTGTTTGATAGCAGACGTGGGCATCTCAATGAGAAGAAACTTCTAAACCTGATGAATATTGTTATCCAGCTAAGGAAG GTTTGCAACCATCCAGAGCTGTTTGAGAGAAATGAAGGAAGTTCTTACTTCTATTTTGGAGATGTTCCAAACTCACTTCTTCCTGCTCCCTTTGGGGAACTGGAGGATGTATTCCATTCTGGCGGTCGAAGTCCTATTACATATCGG ATACCAAAGCTGGTTTACCGGGAAGCTAACAGTTCGAGCATGCTTCACTCAACTATGGGGAAGGGTTTAAGTAAAGAATTATTTGAAAAGTACTTTAACATATATTCTCCAGAGAATATTCACCGCTCTATACTCCACGAAGTGCACGAGTCAGATGTTGGCTATATGCGGAGTGGAACATTTGGTTTTACTCGGTTAATTGATATGTCACCCATGGAGGTTTCATTTTCGGCAACTGGTTCTTTCTTGGAGAAATTGTTATTCTCAATTGTGAGAAGCAATCGACAATTTTTGGATGAATTTCTGGACTTGATGGAGTCTGAGGATGATGATCCCTATTGTAGTCAACTTGGACGGGACAAAGTAAGAGCAGTGACACGAATGTTATTGCTTCCATCTAAGTCAGAAACAGATTTATTAAGAACAAGACTTGCAATGGTTTCTGGTGATGCACCATTTGAGGCTTTGGTCAGGGAACATCAGGATAGGCTTTTATCTAATGTTAATCTCTTGCATTCCATTTACTCCTTTATTCCTACAACAAGAGCACCCCCT ATAAATGCTCATTGCTCAGACAGAAATTTTGCTTACAAAATGCTTGAGGAACTACACCAGCCATGGATTAAAAGGTTGTTGGTTGGGTTTGCGCGCACATCGGAATATAATGGTCCTAGGAAGCCAGGTGTCACACACCATTTAATACAAGAGATAGACTCTGAATTTCCCGTCACACAACCTGCTCTTCAGCTTACATACAAAATTTTTGGGTCATGTCCGCCCATGCAACCATTTGACCCTGCAAAGATGCTAACG GACTCAGGGAAGCTTCAAACACTTGACATATTATTAAAGCGTTTGCGGGCGGGGAATCACCGTGTTCTTATCTTTGCACAAATGACAAAAATGTTGGATATTCTAGAG GACTACATGCACTACAGGAAACATAGGTACTTGAGGCTTGATGGATCTTCCACTATAATGGATCGACGAGACATGGTCAAAGATTTCCAGCATCG GAGCGACATCTTTGTGTTCATGCTGAGTACAAGAGCAGGGGGACTTGGTATCAACTTGACAGCTGCTGACACTGTCATCTTCTATGAGAGTGACTGGAATCCGACTTTAGATTTACAGGCAATGGATAGAGCTCATAGGCTGGGTCAAACTAAGGAT GTTACTGTTTATCGCTTAATCTGTAAAGAGACTGTTGAAGAGAAAATTCTGCAAAGAGCCAGTCAGAAAAACACCGTGCAGCAGCTCGTCATGACAGGAGGACACGTCCAGGGTGACCTTCTGGCTCCAGAAGATGTTGTCTCTTTGTTGATTGATGATGCTCAACTGGAGCAGAAACTGAAGGAAATTCCACTCCAG GCTAAAGAAAGACAAAAGAGGAAAGGTGGCACAAAAGGTATTCGTATTGGTGCAGATGGTGATGCATCATTAGAAGATCTTACAAACAGTGAATCTGTTGGGAATGATGCTCTTGATCCGGAGAAACCAAAATCAAGTAACAAAAAG AGGAAAAGTTCCACCGACAAGCAAACCCCAAAATCGAGGCCTCCAAAGAATCCGAAAAATATTGAATCATTATCACCCAACTCAATGATGGAAGACGATATAAATAGCTCCCCAATGAACATTGACATGCAACAACAAAGGCCTAAAAGACTGAAGAGGCCAACTAAGAGCGTAAATGAGAGCCTTGAACCAGCATTTACTGGCACCCCTCCTACGAACCGAGAGGGGAACCATAACTATCCTTCGTCAGATATCGGCTCTGGTGGTGGGAGAGCAGGGGCCGGGGAAGTGGCATTAAGACATAATAATCCGTTTGCTGGCTAA